From a single Nakaseomyces glabratus chromosome H, complete sequence genomic region:
- the PSA1 gene encoding mannose-1-phosphate guanyltransferase (CAGL0H04983g~Putative mannose-1-phosphate guanyltransferase) translates to MKGLILVGGYGTRLRPLTLSVPKPLVEFCNRPMILHQIEALAEAGVTDIVLAVNYRPEVMVDTLKKYEKEYGVNITFSVETEPLGTAGPLKLAEKILKKDNSPFFVLNSDVICEYPFKELAEFHKSHGGKGTIVATKVDEPSKYGVIVHDLGTPNLIDRFVEKPKEFVGNRINAGLYILNPEVIDLIEMKPTSIETETFPKLVNEKSLYTFDLEGFWMDVGQPKDFLAGTGLYLQSLSRRHPEKLSTGSNIVSNAIIDPTAKISPDAKIGPDVVIGPNCVIGSGVRIVRSVLLKNCVVKENSLIKDTIVGWDSTIGRWCRLEGCAVLGHDVAVKDEVYVNGAKVLPHKSISANVPSEAIIM, encoded by the coding sequence ATGAAAGGTTTAATTCTAGTTGGTGGATATGGTACTAGATTGAGGCCATTGACTCTATCTGTTCCAAAACCCCTGGTCGAATTCTGTAACAGGCCAATGATTTTGCATCAAATTGAGGCTCTAGCTGAAGCTGGTGTAACTGATATTGTTTTGGCTGTTAATTACAGACCAGAAGTAATGGTTGACACGCTGAAGAAATATGAGAAGGAATATGGCGTGAACATCACCTTTTCTGTTGAGACAGAACCTCTAGGAACCGCAGGTCCATTAAAATTGGCAGAGAAAATTCTGAAAAAGGACAACTCTCCATTTTTTGTCCTCAACTCTGATGTAATCTGCGAGTACCCATTCAAAGAACTTGCCGAATTCCATAAATCACATGGCGGTAAAGGAACAATTGTTGCTACAAAGGTCGATGAACCTTCCAAATATGGTGTTATTGTTCATGACTTGGGTACTCCAAATTTGATTGATAgatttgttgaaaaacCAAAGGAATTCGTTGGTAACAGAATTAATGCtggtttatatattttaaacCCAGAGGTCATTGATTTGATAGAGATGAAACCAACTTCCATAGAAACAGAGACTTTCCCAAAGTTGGTGAATGAAAAGTCCCTGTACACTTTTGATTTAGAGGGTTTTTGGATGGATGTCGGTCAACCAAAGGATTTCCTGGCTGGTACAGGACTCTATCTACAATCTTTGTCAAGAAGACATCCAGAGAAATTATCGACCGGAAGCAATATTGTCAGCAACGCCATCATTGACCCAACGGCCAAAATATCTCCTGATGCCAAAATTGGTCCAGATGTTGTAATTGGTCCAAATTGTGTCATTGGTTCAGGTGTAAGAATTGTTAGATCAGTACTTCTAAAGAATTGTGTGGTCAAGGAAAATTCCTTAATCAAAGACACTATTGTGGGCTGGGATTCTACCATTGGCAGATGGTGCCGTCTAGAAGGTTGTGCAGTACTTGGTCATGATGTTGCAGTCAAGGATGAAGTTTATGTGAATGGTGCTAAGGTTTTACCTCACAAGTCGATTTCTGCCAACGTTCCCTCCGAAGCTATTATTATGTAA
- the CSR1 gene encoding Csr1p (CAGL0H05005g~Ortholog(s) have phosphatidylinositol transporter activity), which translates to MTTSKDTMSSNKKESHLPLEREVVLSPEKELLLKQAWVYLLQLWGVSVNGDIVFKDAHHGDIDGLSTQMSALSTGSSEPKKKKTSLFGRLTGSDHHDTSKHATHETEHHTRHTQIPYVKDGVHPEFTKLELDSKATYKEFWESLRLEPADPNILRFLKARKWHMDKTIHMIAKDMSWRTKSGYDINSILDGGEYEFVKTKKKGVIKNLELQKAIVAGKDKDGKPYILARPKLHYSSDQTEEEIEKYALLVIEQAKLFLRPPEIAQCSIVFDLGGFSMSNMDYGPVKFLITCFEAHYPECLAHLFIHKAPWIFTPIWNIVKNWLDPTVATKITFTKNVEELARYIDIKQIPTYLGGELDLDMEHYEMPDGSKDELLRDEETRDKLLKEREQLIQNFLKLTAEWIESDDNEKQSISIRNKRALASEKITQNYIQIDPYIRSRSAYDISGALVLQ; encoded by the coding sequence atgacCACCAGTAAAGATACAATGTCAAGcaacaagaaagaaagtCATTTGCCGTTGGAAAGAGAGGTTGTTTTAAGCCCTGAGAAAGAGCTGTTGTTAAAGCAAGCCTGGGTATATCTGTTGCAACTATGGGGAGTTTCTGTAAACGGTGATATTGTATTTAAAGATGCGCATCACGGTGACATCGACGGTTTAAGCACTCAAATGTCAGCCTTGAGTACAGGCTCTAGTGaacccaaaaaaaagaagacaTCCCTATTTGGAAGGCTAACTGGTTCTGACCATCATGACACTTCTAAACATGCAACACATGAAACCGAACATCATACCCGTCACACTCAGATACCTTACGTCAAGGATGGAGTTCATCCAGAGTTCACAAAATTGGAATTAGATTCAAAAGCCACCTATAAAGAGTTTTGGGAATCTTTAAGATTGGAGCCCGCTGatccaaatattttgagaTTTCTAAAAGCTAGAAAGTGGCATATGGATAAAACAATACACATGATTGCAAAGGATATGAGCTGGAGAACAAAATCGGGATATGATATCAATAGCATACTGGATGGCGGAGAATATGAATTTGTTAAAACGAAGAAAAAAGGTGTTATAAAGAACTTAGAGCTACAAAAAGCAATTGTTGCAGGAAAGGATAAAGATGGCAAGCCATATATTCTAGCACGTCCAAAATTGCATTACTCAAGTGACcaaactgaagaagagattgaAAAGTATGCATTGCTTGTAATTGAGCAGGCGAAACTATTTTTAAGACCACCTGAAATTGCACAATGTAGcattgtttttgatttagGGGGCTTCTCAATGTCGAACATGGATTATGGTCCTGTAAAGTTTTTGATTACTTGCTTTGAAGCCCATTATCCCGAATGTTTAGCTCACTTATTTATTCACAAGGCGCCTTGGATATTTACTCCAATTTGGAACATTGTCAAAAATTGGCTTGATCCCACAGTTGCCACTAAAATTACATTTACCAAGAATGTAGAGGAATTGGCTAGATATATTGATATAAAACAAATTCCAACATATTTAGGGGGAGAGTTAGACTTGGACATGGAACATTATGAAATGCCAGATGGTAGTAAGGATGAATTGCTGagagatgaagaaacaCGTGATAAATTACTGAAAGAAAGGGAACAACTAATCCAGAACTTCCTAAAACTAACTGCTGAATGGATAGAAagtgatgataatgaaaaacaGAGCATTTCcataagaaataaaaggGCATTAGCTTCTGAGAAAATTACCCAAaattatattcaaattgatCCATATATAAGATCGCGTTCGGCATACGATATCAGCGGAGCCCTAGTTCTACAATAA
- the CTF3 gene encoding Ctf3p (CAGL0H05027g~Ortholog(s) have role in DNA replication initiation, establishment of mitotic sister chromatid cohesion, mitotic spindle assembly checkpoint and condensed nuclear chromosome kinetochore localization), which produces MEPLISTAIDNLLSANATVTTDFIKVQLEIIYHQTIKFGLTNLELRNIIHFITTTQLITDETKLYIIHNCLYPCEVIGKEVVMEILSKLGTTTIYSPYELTTPKTVQTALCEWLVNAFFLVDIEQIREFDSFWIHLWKYSYLQKWLTYIIVWTANPHNVKQWKIRMIHNIAINLGYSESSGYAVIILKKYQQICGYSAEINDILPTLRFPYRRIIKVQNIKLRNRFFKNTSDILITSTPDTFNMEKLENRMQMLINSLLIDEIKSSQGVKPSIIDKNIDIELLIPKNSTQLIDRWNLMQPSDIVISSELFHPNNKINYYILAFISTKRSPQFVEDYITDYFMRHLSDNEDNFGNAYKSFLAFVKLLLLIYPNISLSLTKTIGNGTQYDVKKSVLMGVLPAILPKSKINIECIQKCIFNIISSNFNTQNLLSQKSLNLSVVTTRLYFDLYFLIFLNSELAADLSSLFHRAGTLGFRRTIETTYNFGDISSSVYYLNLVTSIIDSNELYKSVPGLIIKPNILKSLIMVFDPLLLNSCCKYLTQSKGALSVNIQDKDLIRCHNQLLLDTTNYLWRNKILSSRSLFDISTKFIKQVVDNLYLPDCDKKDKNVFGLPGVPTTGFVFLQAVRRLEGTHGARSHYNTDYTSSGFKKFKSNQEEKGDWLHDIEDFDEFRRVVLKEFTSIDCVKEIAVFLYTFLKSLTSNL; this is translated from the coding sequence ATGGAGCCTTTAATTTCCACTGCTATCGATAATTTGTTATCCGCAAATGCTACAGTTACAACAGACTTCATAAAAGTTCAACTTGAGATTATTTACCATCAAACGATTAAATTTGGGCTTACAAATTTGGAACTACGAAATATTATACACTTTATTACGACAACCCAACTTATAACTGATGAGACAAAACTATACATTATTCATAACTGCCTATATCCATGTGAAGTTATTGGAAAGGAAGTGGTGATGGAAATTTTAAGTAAACTTGGGACAACAACTATCTATTCGCCATATGAACTTACTACACCAAAAACTGTACAGACGGCGCTATGTGAATGGCTAGTTAATGCATTCTTCCTGGTGGATATTGAACAGATACGAGAATTTGACTCGTTTTGGATTCATTTATGGAAATATAGCTATTTGCAGAAGTGGTTAACTTATATCATTGTTTGGACAGCAAACCCCCATAATGTCAAACAGTGGAAGATAAGGATGATTCACAATATAGCGATCAATTTGGGATATTCGGAATCATCCGGTTATGCCGttataattttgaagaaatatcAGCAAATATGTGGATACTCTGCAGAAATAAATGATATACTGCCAACATTAAGATTTCCTTACAGAAGGATAATAAAAGTTCAGAATATTAAACTACGCAAcagatttttcaaaaataccTCTGATATTTTGATTACATCGACTCCCGATACATTTAATATGgaaaaacttgaaaatagAATGCAAATGCTAATTAATTCATTGTTAATCGACGAAATAAAGAGTTCACAAGGTGTTAAACCTAGCATAATagataaaaatattgatatagAGTTGCTAATCCCTAAAAATTCAACACAATTAATAGATCGATGGAATCTTATGCAACCTTCAGATATTGTCATTAGTTCTGAGTTATTCCATCCAAACAATAAGATAAACTACTACATATTGGCTTTTATTTCTACAAAAAGGAGCCCGCAATTTGTGGAAGATTATATTACAGACTATTTTATGAGACACCTGTCTGATAATGAGGATAACTTCGGAAATGCATACAAATCCTTTTTGGCCTTTGTCaaactattattattaatatacCCAAACATATCACTTTCACTCACTAAGACTATAGGAAATGGAACACAATATGATGTAAAAAAATCTGTGCTTATGGGGGTTTTACCTGCAATTTTACCGAAATCTAAAATCAATATAGAATGCATACAAAAAtgtatttttaatattatcagTTCAAATTTTAATACACAGAACTTACTTTCACAGAAGAGTCTCAATTTATCTGTGGTGACCACACGCTTATATTTTGACTTATACTTCCTTATTTTTCTGAATAGTGAGTTGGCTGCTGATTTAAGCTCACTATTTCATAGGGCAGGGACCCTTGGATTCAGAAGAACCATTGAAACGACATATAATTTTGGTGATATATCAAGTTCTGTTTACTATTTGAATCTCGTAACATCTATAATAGATTCTAATGAGTTATACAAAAGTGTCCCGGGTTTGATAATAAAGCCAAACATATTAAAATCTTTGATCATGGTTTTTGATCCTTTGCTACTCAATTCATGCTGTAAATATCTCACACAATCAAAGGGGGCTCTATCAGTAAATATTCAGGATAAAGACTTGATAAGATGCCATAATCAACTCCTTTTAGACACGACGAACTATTTGTggagaaataaaattttaagTTCCAGATCACTATTCGATATATCAACTAAATTTATCAAACAAGTGGTGgataatttatatttacCTGATTGCGAtaaaaaagacaaaaatGTTTTTGGACTACCAGGAGTACCTACTACAGGTTTTGTGTTTTTGCAGGCAGTCCGTCGCTTAGAGGGCACGCATGGCGCTCGTTCTCATTACAATACTGACTACACTTCGAGTGGattcaagaaattcaaaTCAAATCAGGAAGAAAAAGGAGATTGGCTGCATGATATTGAGGATTTTGACGAGTTCAGAAGAGTCGTTTTGAAGGAATTTACCTCGATTGATTGTGTTAAAGAAATTGCtgtatttttatatacCTTTTTAAAAAGCCTAACCTCAAATCTGTAG
- the NAM2 gene encoding leucine--tRNA ligase NAM2 (CAGL0H05049g~Ortholog(s) have leucine-tRNA ligase activity, mRNA binding activity, role in Group I intron splicing, leucyl-tRNA aminoacylation, mitochondrial translation and mitochondrion localization), translating to MLVKIWPSQRSIVRIAAAGLQNSRSVHSGQTISERLVEIGEKWKSKTLEGVPRNARVPFIPIKENDKRDMYILSMFPYPSGMLHMGHLRVYVISDTLNRFYQQRGYNVIHPMGWDAFGLPAENAAIERGIDPSEWTKQNIKKMKEQMNDMLANFNWEREVTTCDPEYYKFTQWLFLQLYKNGLAYRKDAEINWDPVDKTVLANEQVDANGRSWRSGAIVEKKKLTQWFLGITKFVDQLRDDLKYLEEWPNKVKTMQNNWIGSSTGMEVNFKLNKKIGKFENVTVFTTRAETLFSVEYVVLATDHPITQHYAKQKSDLREFLHKLPELPEDTKTGYRISDLTVENPITHEVIPVFVAPYVISGYGDLPAAVMGCPAHDLRDYEFRKINLNTNEEPFGCIIPDLSRLGQDSIPYTSKSGTMNERCGKYVGWDVNATRDAISTELENKNLGKRTTRYRIKDWLISRQRYWGSPIPIIHCNNCGIVPVPEEDLPVTLPYVQGLHQKGNPLSNISDFVNTECPRCHNSAKRETDTMDTFIDSSWYFFRYIDAHNKVLPFSPEKANKSMPVDIYIGGVEHAILHLLYSRFISKFLSSIGMWDRGISHGEPFKKLVTQGMVQGKTLIDPETGKFLTPNDIDYLSSSSTPKIKGKNIAPILKYEKMSKSKYNGADPNECISKHGPDATRAHILFQSPISDALRWDEEKIVGIERWLDKILQLCMSFASNPDKIVGMTGIPPDQYNTDEITLYNNVSKMVNSITKSFSENLSLNTVISDYMKLTTLLENAKKNTKIRDTVTINYVRDLIKCIYPVVPSIAEEASCILQTHLNVNVNIYEWPTAREVIKSSLMNLKIFINGKMRFMYATDQSISKLDDMSLLKLLSKTEDGARLIPAKKLKQIIRKKDLISLIFEKQ from the coding sequence ATGCTCGTGAAAATATGGCCTAGTCAGCGGTCTATTGTGAGAATTGCTGCAGCTGGATTGCAGAACTCCAGGAGCGTACATTCTGGTCAAACCATTTCTGAAAGATTAGTCGAAATTGGAGAAAAGTGGAAATCCAAGACATTGGAAGGTGTACCCAGGAATGCCAGAGTACCGTTCATACCGATTAAAGAGAATGACAAGAGGGACATGTACATATTATCGATGTTTCCTTATCCATCAGGGATGTTACATATGGGTCATTTACGAGTATATGTTATCAGTGACACACTCAACAGATTCTATCAACAGCGGGGCTATAATGTGATTCATCCAATGGGATGGGATGCTTTTGGTTTACCAGCTGAAAATGCTGCAATAGAAAGAGGGATTGATCCTTCCGAGTGgacaaaacaaaatatcaaaaagatGAAGGAGCAAATGAATGATATGTTAGCAAATTTCAATTGGGAAAGAGAAGTCACTACATGTGATCCCGAGTATTACAAATTTACTCAATGGTTATTTCTACAGTTGTATAAAAATGGACTTGCTTACAGAAAGGATGCAGAAATCAATTGGGATCCAGTAGATAAAACTGTATTAGCTAATGAACAAGTGGATGCCAACGGAAGGTCATGGAGATCTGGCGCTATtgtagaaaagaaaaaactaaCCCAATGGTTTCTGGGCATTACAAAGTTTGTTGATCAATTGAGAGACGATttaaaatatcttgaagaGTGGCCCAACAAGGTAAAAACTATGCAGAATAATTGGATTGGTTCTTCTACTGGTATGGAAGTTAATTTCAAGCTTAACAAAAAGATCggaaaatttgaaaatgtaaCAGTCTTCACAACTAGAGCCGAAACTTTGTTTTCTGTTGAATATGTAGTTCTTGCTACGGATCATCCCATAACACAACATTATGCAAAGCAGAAATCAGACCTGAGGGAATTTCTTCACAAACTTCCGGAATTACCTGAGGATACAAAAACTGGATACAGGATCTCTGATTTGACTGTTGAGAACCCTATTACCCATGAAGTAATCCCTGTCTTTGTGGCTCCTTATGTCATTAGTGGCTATGGTGATTTACCAGCCGCTGTTATGGGATGCCCAGCTCATGATTTAAGAGACTACGAATTCCgtaaaataaatttgaacACTAATGAAGAACCATTTGGTTGCATAATACCAGATTTGAGCAGGCTTGGTCAAGATTCCATCCCATACACATCAAAAAGCGGTACAATGAATGAACGATGCGGTAAATATGTTGGATGGGATGTGAATGCCACAAGAGATGCCATTTCTACTGAActggaaaacaaaaatctGGGAAAACGAACAACTAGGTACAGGATTAAAGATTGGCTTATCAGCAGACAAAGATATTGGGGATCACCAATACCAATTATTCATTGTAATAATTGTGGAATAGTTCCCGtaccagaagaagatttaCCGGTAACACTACCTTATGTGCAAGGTCTTCATCAGAAGGGCAATCCtctatcaaatatatcGGATTTTGTCAATACCGAATGCCCCCGGTGTCACAATTCGGCAAAGCGTGAAACAGATACTATGGACACATTCATTGACAGCTCATGGTATTTTTTTCGGTACATTGATGCTCATAATAAGGTTTTGCCCTTCTCTCCCGAGAAGGCTAATAAATCTATGCCTGTTGATATTTATATAGGAGGTGTTGAACATGCTATATTACATCTACTCTACTCAAGATTCATTTCTAAGTTTCTTTCATCAATTGGCATGTGGGATAGAGGTATATCTCATGGAGAACCATTTAAAAAATTAGTAACTCAAGGTATGGTGCAAGGCAAAACTCTTATTGATCCTGAAACGGGGAAATTCTTGACCCCAAACGACATTGATTATTTATCTAGTAGTTCTACACCCAAAATCAAAGGAAAGAACATAGCTCCTATActcaaatatgaaaaaatgtCCAagtcaaaatataatggaGCTGATCCAAACGAATGCATTTCAAAACATGGACCGGATGCTACTAGAGCTCACattctttttcaaagtcCTATTTCTGATGCATTGAGGTGggatgaagaaaagattgTTGGCATTGAAAGATGGTTGGACAAGATACTTCAATTATGTATGTCATTTGCTTCAAACCCAGATAAAATTGTTGGGATGACCGGTATACCACCAGATCAATATAACACTGACGAGATTACTCTATACAATAATGTGTCAAAGATGGTAAACTCTATTACTAAATCATTCTCTGAGAATTTATCGCTTAATACAGTCATTTCAGACTATATGAAACTCACAACTCTTCTtgaaaatgcaaaaaaaaatactaaaatAAGGGATACTGTTACTATAAATTATGTTAGAGATTTAATAAAATGTATCTATCCCGTCGTTCCATCCATTGCTGAAGAAGCAAGTTGTATATTACAGACACATCTAAATGTCAATgttaatatatatgaatGGCCAACTGCAAGAGAAGTGATTAAATCATCGttaatgaatttgaaaatattcataaATGGAAAAATGAGATTCATGTATGCGACAGATCAATCTATTTCGAAACTAGATGATATGTctttattaaaattattgTCAAAGACAGAAGATGGTGCCCGATTAATACCAGCCAAGAAGCTGAAGCAAATAATTAGGAAAAAGGATTTAATCAGCCTGATTTTTGAAAAGCAATAA
- the SMC6 gene encoding DNA repair protein SMC6 (CAGL0H05071g~Ortholog(s) have SUMO transferase activity, damaged DNA binding, double-stranded DNA-dependent ATPase activity) yields MTQELRKRSFEHVDELLNQASNEVNYDSNKRVRRHEYSAMTQYSSMPNSRVDTEADAALGRRVDCAHRDIGLISPPPGYIKKLTLHNFMCHRNFDVELGPGLNFIVGKNGSGKSAILTAITIGLGAKASETNRGSSLKDLITAGCNSSRITIYLSNSGIGAYVPKGKQYGDTIIIERTISRTSTAGFSLKSENGTEISNKKRDLQEILDYFAIPISNPMCFLSQDSARSFLTASTPTDKYNHFVKGTLLQQIKDYLERATEVHNESAAAMELHTESLRELQERYDKAKTDLRQISKTSDLNERLKLLTGKSLWLNVDENVMNINKLKNKISHYENEISKLTEKSDSRMNQIDSLKSEITIIEQGLSGKLSKMVEKEEQFQLMNEKIREAKSKYEQEENNEKEILDNIERCKSIIKKLNKSISELQEKQEKEQGGDKDNMLQEIEKLTASNSELKKDIEAYMTKIQDINAKLRTVKMESLKTIDSIDTQIREKQNEVKDIKHGRTNFLRNFDNNMEHLIKEISNNKSKFDNLPIGPLGNYVSIKSGYEKWAPSIQRYMTTTLSSFVVSSHRDNGLLRQLMKKCNVRSSNFSIINYKLQNAHFFDNNKLNQKYPTILDALDFIDGNLAAVFVDMNKIDRVLLIENMSEARKFLLENGGDTKVALSIRDNNYGYQLTGGTRIDSVKYQDKIRVKVGTSSEDNIAYINTVIRNLQEEKQSTQSRYKDRLQIINNELKECETALVHTKDTYRANNEKIKSFKTNITREVDTGKLNMQIEEKKNQEVAVESYLETRKSIQLHLADMVEDIKPLQEQYMIYKNELDQSKTEIENDRELLRRSKDKILKYQDHIKELLESVKNIEKNIPKIADNIRVLEDGVGLQKQKAQEICPRAELSNDLPHSQEEIKQEITNIQQKLQEAEKMMGMSQQQIVDNYNNAKTKFIDASKKYKVIEEVLGKLTRTIKIREQNLERTQQITFFEADNDFKASMRIRKFAGHLDFDKKEKKLSILILTPNDDRYREVSTFSGGEKSYSQMALLLATWRPMRSRIIALDEFDVFMDQVNRKIGSKLIVKKLKDIPNTQTIIITPQDIGGIAEIDDSVRILRMRDPKRTTIN; encoded by the coding sequence ATGACGCAAGAATTACGGAAACGGTCGTTTGAGCATGTTGATGAACTATTGAATCAAGCCAGTAATGAGGTCAACTATGATAGCAATAAGCGTGTTAGGAGGCATGAATACAGTGCTATGACACAGTACAGTTCAATGCCAAATAGTAGAGTTGATACAGAAGCTGATGCAGCACTAGGTAGAAGGGTTGATTGCGCGCATCGTGATATCGGTTTGATTTCACCGCCACCTGGCTATATAAAGAAGTTAACCTTGCATAATTTTATGTGTCATAGAAACTTTGATGTTGAATTAGGACCTGGTCTTAATTTCATAGTTGGAAAAAATGGTAGCGGTAAGAGTGCCATCCTTACTGCAATAACAATTGGTCTAGGTGCAAAAGCTAGCGAGACCAATCGAGGTAGTTCTTTAAAGGATCTCATTACTGCGGGCTGTAACTCATCCAGGATTACGATATATCTTAGCAATTCTGGGATTGGGGCTTATGTACCAAAGGGTAAACAATATGGAGATACCATTATAATAGAAAGAACAATTAGTAGAACGTCTACCGCGGGTTTCAGTCTCAAATCAGAAAATGGTACTGAAATTAGTAATAAGAAACGTGATTTACAGGAAATTCTGGATTATTTTGCTATCCCGATAAGCAACCCTATGTGTTTCTTGAGCCAAGATTCAGCCAGATCATTCTTAACCGCCAGTACACCTACGGATAAATATAATCATTTTGTTAAAGGCACATTATTACAGCAGATAAAAGATTATCTGGAAAGGGCTACAGAAGTACATAATGAATCTGCTGCTGCGATGGAATTACACACAGAATCGCTAAGAGAACTTCAAGAACGGTATGACAAAGCCAAAACTGATCTAAGACAAATAAGCAAAACATCAGATTTGAATGAGAGGTTAAAATTACTAACAGGCAAGTCCCTTTGGTTAAATGTTGATGAGAATGTTATGAACATTAATAAacttaaaaataaaatttctcattatgaaaatgaaatttcaaagctGACTGAAAAATCAGATTCTAGAATGAATCAGATAGATAGCTTAAAATCtgaaataacaataatagaACAGGGTTTATCTGGCAAACTATCGAAAATGgtagaaaaagaagaacagtttcaattgatgaatGAAAAAATCAGAGAAGCTAAAAGTAAATATGAGCAAGAGGAAAACAACGAGAAAGAAATTCTCGATAATATTGAAAGATGTAAAtctattatcaaaaaactGAATAAAAGTATATCAGAACTACAAGAGAAACAGGAAAAAGAACAAGGAGGCGACAAAGATAATATGTtgcaagaaattgaaaaacttaCAGCTAGTAACTCTGAACTGAAAAAGGACATTGAAGCCTACATGACAAAAATTCAAGATATTAACGCAAAACTTCGCACTGTTAAGATGGAATCACTGAAAACTATTGACAGTATTGATACACAAATAAGAGAAAAGCAAAATGAAGTTAAGGATATCAAGCATGGTAGAACAAATTTTCTCAGAAActttgataataatatggaacatttgataaaagagatatctaataataaatctAAATTTGACAACCTACCGATTGGTCCACTTGGTAACTATGTTAGTATAAAGAGTGGATATGAAAAGTGGGCTCCTTCAATTCAAAGGTATATGACGACTACATTAAGCTCGTTTGTTGTTAGTTCTCATAGAGATAATGGTTTACTTAGACaactaatgaaaaaatgcaatgtaagatcatcaaatttttctattataaATTACAAGTTACAGAATGctcatttttttgataataacaAACTAAATCAGAAATATCCAACAATTCTTGACGCACTCGATTTTATTGATGGGAACTTAGCTGCTGTATTTGTGGATATGAATAAGATAGACAGGGTCTTGTTGATCGAAAATATGTCAGAAGCTAGAAAGTTTCTCTTAGAGAATGGGGGTGATACAAAAGTTGCACTTTCTATTAGAGATAATAACTATGGCTATCAGCTTACAGGAGGAACAAGAATTGACTCTGTGAAATATCAAGATAAAATCCGAGTTAAGGTTGGTACTTCCTCTGAGGATAATATTGCTTATATTAATACTGTTATAAGAaatcttcaagaagaaaaacaaagTACTCAAAGTAGATACAAAGATAGACttcaaataattaataatgaATTAAAAGAATGTGAGACAGCATTAGTGCACACTAAGGACACTTATAGAGccaacaatgaaaaaattaagagcttcaaaacaaatataacGAGAGAGGTTGATACTGGTAAGCTTAATATGCAaattgaagagaaaaagaatcaGGAAGTGGCTGTGGAAAGTTATTTAGAGACTAGAAAATCTATTCAACTGCATCTTGCAGATATGGTTGAAGACATTAAGCCACTGCAAGAGCAATATATGATTTATAAAAATGAGCTGGATCAAAGTAAAACTgagattgaaaatgatagaGAGTTATTGAGAAGatcaaaagataaaatactAAAATATCAAGATCACATTAAAGAATTACTAGAATCTgtcaaaaatattgagaaaAATATACCTAAAATTGCAGACAATATTAGAGTTTTAGAGGATGGTGTGGGGttacaaaaacaaaaagctCAGGAAATTTGTCCAAGAGCCGAGTTATCTAATGATTTACCACACtcacaagaagaaattaaaCAAGAGATAACAAACATTCAACAGAAATTGCAAGAAGCCGAAAAAATGATGGGGATGTCCCAGCAGCAAATTGTAgataattataataatgCAAAGACGAAATTTATTGATGCtagtaaaaaatataaagtaaTAGAGGAGGTGTTAGGTAAGTTGACAAGAACCATAAAAATAAGAGAACAAAATTTAGAAAGAACGCAACAGATTACTTTTTTTGAAGCTGATAATGACTTTAAAGCATCAATGAGAATAAGGAAGTTTGCAGGTCACCTCgattttgataaaaaagaaaaaaaattgagtATTCTTATTTTAACACCCAATGATGATAGATATCGTGAAGTAAGCACTTTTTCTGGGGGTGAAAAATCATACTCTCAAATGGCCCTATTGCTAGCTACATGGCGCCCAATGAGATCTAGAATTATTGCACTGGATGAATTCGATGTTTTTATGGATCAAGTTAATAGAAAGATTGGATCAAAATTAATTgtaaaaaaactgaaagatATTCCTAACACACAAACTATAATTATCACTCCACAAGATATTGGAGGCATAGCAGAAATAGATGATAGTGTGCGCATATTAAGAATGAGAGATCCCAAGCGGACAACAATAAACTAA